CCCGAACCCGCCGCGAATCCGATGCAGCTCACCACTGTGTGGAACTGCGCCAGCATCGTCGCCAGCTCGGCCACCGTCGCCGTCGCCACGTCAGCTTCCGCGATTCCGGCACCGCGGGCCATGATCTCATTGCGCAACTGGGCATGCCGGGGCGTGTCCGACGGTCGCAGCAGCACCGTCACCGCCGGTGCGTCGTCCCGTTGGGACAGCGCGGCGACAACGGCGCCGCCGAGTTCACCGGCGCCGATGACGAGTACCTCTCCGCGATGTGATGGTTGCTTTGACGTCATGATCTCTCCGCGGGTTGTTCCTTGCTTTTGGGAGGGTTCGCGTCGCAGTTGACGAACGTGAACGACCGCGACAACAACCCCGTGCTGCGCGGCATTCCCGGCCGCCTTGGGTCAGGCGCCCCGGGGCACTCCCCCGACGCAGGCCGGCAGCGGACGCCAGATTATGGACATCTCGCCGACCTCGCCGTCCGCATCGAGCCGGGCATAGAAGAATCCGTTGACTGCGGCGTCTCCGATTCGCAGCCGGTAAAGCGCGGCGCTGCAGGTCCCACCGCTGAGGGCTCCCCCGTTAACTGTCGTCGTCGGCCAGTCCGTCGCTGGTCTCGATGGCCTGCAAGGCGGCCTCGCGACCTCTGATCGGCTCATCGCTGAACGGGCTGTACAGCATCACAGCCGCGTCGAGCAGACGGGTGAGGGCCACCGTGTCGCGACGTGGGGCGAAGGTGGTCCTCGCTACTCCCTGTGGCAGGTCGGCTCTCTGGTCAGGGCTCAGGCCGTCAGCCGGCCGGAGAAGTAATTGCCGTTGTCCAGATCGGCGAGCAGGCCGGGCTGAGCGGGTTCCCAGTCGAGGGTCTGGCGCGTGATGAGATTGGAGGCCGGCAGGGACAACGCGACCAGATTCGCGTAGAACCCGAAGTGTCCCGGCAGCATCAGCACGTCCGCGGGAATGCTCACGGTGGGCAGGCCCAGGCGGATGGCGATGGCCTCGGCGATCTCGCGGAACCGGATGCCCCCGTCCTCGATCGCGTGCCAACATCTGCCGGCCGGCCCCTTCTCCAGCGCCAGGCGGAACACGGCGGCTGCATCGCGGACATGCACAGCGCCCCAGAGGTTTTCGCCGTCGCCGGGGTAGCCGGCGAAGCCCTTTTCCTTCGCAAGCGCGATGAGCCCCGGGAGGAAGCCGGCTTGATCGGTTGTGCTGTGTGCGATGGTGGGAAGCCGCACGATTGACGCCCGCACTCCCCGCTCGGCGAGGCCGATGACGGCGTCTTCCACGGCGTTACGGAACCGCAGGGTGCCTTTGTGCTCATCGCCGCTGGGAAGGGCCGGGTCTTCCTCGGTGACCGGTCGGCCCAAGTATCCGGGCGAGGCCATACTGCCCGCGGCGACCAGTGGCTTTCCGGTTCCCGCGAGTGCCTCGCCGTACGCGAGTATGACCGGGAGTTCTGCGGCGGTCACGGCGTCGATCCCTCCGGAGGCAAGCAGGTCTTGCCGGTGCGCGACGTGGATGACGCCGTCGGAGTCCGCCGCCGCCGCTTTGAGCCCGTCGAGATCCTGAATGTCGCCGCGGCGCACCGTAGCGCCGAGCGCGGACAACGCCGCCGCGGCCGTGTCCGACCGGGCCAGGCCGGTGACCTCGTGCCCGGCGGCGATGAGCTCGGGGATGATGTGGGAACCGGAATGGCCGGTCCCGCCGACAACGAGAACGCGCATTGCTACTGCCCTTCTGGGATAGGTGAACGGGGGGTGCGGGTGCGCTCAGCTGAGCAAGCTGACCCCGAGGAAGAAGTTGGTGTGCTTGACGGAGTGGGCAAGAAGGCCCATCTGCAGTAGAGCCGCGTTCTCCAGAGCCCGTGCCATGGGCAGCTGCCCGGTGTCCAGCGAGCGCAGTCCCAGGCTCTCGATGAACGCCGACACCCGCCCCTTTGCCGCCGCGTCGTCTCCGGCGATGAACACATCGGCTGGACTATCGGCGAGAACGTTGGCGAACAGGGTGTTGAACGCCTTGACGACGTGTGTACCCGCGGGGGCCACTTTGGCGATCTCCTCCGCGGCGGAACTGCCCTCGGGGGTGACGAGGCCGGTGAAATCGGAGGTCATCGGGTTGGTGATGTCGATGATGACCTTTCCGCGCAGGGCATCTCCGTACTCGCTGACCACCACCGCCGCGCTGGCGTACGGCACGGCGAGGATGACGATCTCCCCGACTGGGGCGATGCCGGGCGTCCCGACGGCGGCGCCGCCGACCGCGGCGGCCAACTCCTTGGCTTTGGTCTGGTCGCGGCCGATGACCTCGACCGCGTTGCCGCCGGCGACCGCCCGGTGGGCCAAGGCGCTCGCCATGCTCCCCAGGCCGATGATGCTGATGCTGTTCATGACATGTCCCGTCGTGGTTGACGATCAATATTGTTGATATCTCAACCATATGCAGAGAATGGATGATACGTCAACCAAGTGGGGTAACATAGAAGCCGATGGAACCGAACTGGCTGAACCCTCGCGAGGACCGCGCCTGGCGTGCCTTCCTGCACGCGCCGCATCGGCTCGCCGTGCACCTGAACCGGTGTCTACAGGGATCCGGCCTGTCCGGGGCCGACTACGAGATCCTCGCGGTGCTCTCGGCGCACGATGGGGGCCGCATGGCCGCCCGCGCCCTGTCCAACGCGCTGAGCTGGGAGAAGAGCCGTCTCTCCCACCAGCTGCGGCGTATGCAGAAGGACGGGCTGATCAGCCGCGAACCCAATCCCGACGACGCACGCAGCATCATGGTCTGCCTGCTCAAGGCGGGCCGTGCCGCCATCGAGAAGGCGGCACCCGGGCACGTCGAGGACGTCCGCCGGAACTTCATCGAGCTGTTTTCCCCCGCCGAGCTCGACATGCTCGCCACCCTCAATGAACGAGTCCTGCACCACCTGGCCGCAAGCCACGACTCCCCCGCCGAGGACGAGCCCGCTTAA
This is a stretch of genomic DNA from Mycolicibacter terrae. It encodes these proteins:
- a CDS encoding SDR family oxidoreductase; this translates as MRVLVVGGTGHSGSHIIPELIAAGHEVTGLARSDTAAAALSALGATVRRGDIQDLDGLKAAAADSDGVIHVAHRQDLLASGGIDAVTAAELPVILAYGEALAGTGKPLVAAGSMASPGYLGRPVTEEDPALPSGDEHKGTLRFRNAVEDAVIGLAERGVRASIVRLPTIAHSTTDQAGFLPGLIALAKEKGFAGYPGDGENLWGAVHVRDAAAVFRLALEKGPAGRCWHAIEDGGIRFREIAEAIAIRLGLPTVSIPADVLMLPGHFGFYANLVALSLPASNLITRQTLDWEPAQPGLLADLDNGNYFSGRLTA
- a CDS encoding MarR family winged helix-turn-helix transcriptional regulator, coding for MEPNWLNPREDRAWRAFLHAPHRLAVHLNRCLQGSGLSGADYEILAVLSAHDGGRMAARALSNALSWEKSRLSHQLRRMQKDGLISREPNPDDARSIMVCLLKAGRAAIEKAAPGHVEDVRRNFIELFSPAELDMLATLNERVLHHLAASHDSPAEDEPA
- a CDS encoding NADPH-dependent F420 reductase, which produces MNSISIIGLGSMASALAHRAVAGGNAVEVIGRDQTKAKELAAAVGGAAVGTPGIAPVGEIVILAVPYASAAVVVSEYGDALRGKVIIDITNPMTSDFTGLVTPEGSSAAEEIAKVAPAGTHVVKAFNTLFANVLADSPADVFIAGDDAAAKGRVSAFIESLGLRSLDTGQLPMARALENAALLQMGLLAHSVKHTNFFLGVSLLS